In Pseudomonas sp. p1(2021b), the genomic window CCGCTGGACATCGAGCCTGCGGCACGCCAGGCGCTGTTGGCGTTCACCTGGCCAGGCAACGTTCGGCAGATGCGCAATGTGCTCAAGACGCTGGTGGCGCTGTGCGAAGACAACCGCATTGCCTATGCCGACCTGCCTGCAATCGTCGGGACGTCCATGGGGCCTGCTGGCGCCATCGCGGGACAAGCCCGCTCCCACAACGACCCTGCTGGCGCAATCGCGGGGCAAGCCCGCTCCCACAATGACCCTGCGACGCTCGAAGGCGCCGAGCGGGCCGCGTTGCTGGCGGTGCTCGAAGAAAAGCGTTGGCACATGACCCATGCCGCTGAGCATCTGGGCATCAGCCGCAATACCTTGTATCGAAAACTGCGCAAACACGGCCTCGCCAGGGCCAGTTGAGCGAAACACCATGTGCGATTTTTCTCACCGTGGGCTACCCTGCGTCCACGTTTTGCGAGGTCGACCATGCACATTCACATTCTCGGTATCTGCGGCACTTTCATGGGGTCTCTGGCAGTGCTGGCCAAGGAGCTGGGCCATCGGGTCACCGGTTCCGACGCCAATGTCTATCCACCCATGAGCACCCAGCTGGAGGCCCAGGGCATCCAGCTGACCCAGGGTTATGACCCGGCCCAATTGGAGCCGGCGCCCGATCTGGTGGTGATCGGCAACGCCATGTCCCGGGGCAACCCGGCGGTGGAGTACGTGCTGAACAAGGGCCTGCCCTATGTCTCCGGCCCACAGTGGCTGGCGGACCACGTGTTGCAGGGGCGCTGGGTACTGGCCGTCGCCGGAACCCACGGCAAGACCACTACCAGCAGCATGTTGGCCTGGGTCCTGGAGCACGCAGGCATGAGCCCGGGCTTCCTGATTGGCGGCGTGCCACAGAACTTCTCCGTGTCGGCTCGCCTGGGCGGTACGCCGTTCTTCGTGGTCGAGGCCGACGAATACGACAGTGCCTTCTTCGACAAACGCTCCAAGTTCGTCCACTACCACCCACGCACGGCGATTCTCAACAACCTCGAGTTCGATCATGCGGACATCTTCCCCGACCTGGCCTCCATCGAGCGGCAGTTCCATCACCTGGTGCGAACCATCCCCAGCGAAGGCCTGGTCATCCACCCCACCACCGAACAGGCCCTGGAGCGGGTGATCGGCATGGGGTGCTGGACACCGGTGCAGACCACCGGCGAAGGCGGCCAGTGGCAGGCCCGGTTGCTCAGCGCCGATGGCTCGCACTTCGAAGTGCTGTTCGACGGTGCGGTACAGGGCGTGGTCGAATGGGCGCTGACTGGCCAGCACAACGTGGCCAATGCCCTGGCAACCCTGGCGGCAGCTCGCCATGTGGGCGTGGCTCCGGCCATGGCCATCGAGGGCCTGAGCGCGTTCAAGAGCGTCAAGCGGCGCATGGAAAAAGTGGCCGAAGTCCAGGGCGTCACCATTTATGACGACTTCGCCCACCACCCGACGGCCATTGCCACCACCCTCGATGGCCTGCGCAAGCGTGTCGGCGAGGCGCCGGTCATCGCTGTCATCGAACCGCGTTCCAACTCCATGAAACTTGGCGCCCACCGCGATGGCTTGCCAGACAGCGTCGACGATGCCGACCAGGTGATCTGGTACGCACCGGCCAACCTTGGCTGGGACTTGGCGGCCACGGCGGCGCAATGCAAGGTACCGGCCGTGGTGGCCGACAGCCTCGAAGCGATCATCGAGCGGGTCAAGGGCCAGGCCCGCCCAGGCACCCATGTGGTGATC contains:
- the mpl gene encoding UDP-N-acetylmuramate:L-alanyl-gamma-D-glutamyl-meso-diaminopimelate ligase — encoded protein: MHIHILGICGTFMGSLAVLAKELGHRVTGSDANVYPPMSTQLEAQGIQLTQGYDPAQLEPAPDLVVIGNAMSRGNPAVEYVLNKGLPYVSGPQWLADHVLQGRWVLAVAGTHGKTTTSSMLAWVLEHAGMSPGFLIGGVPQNFSVSARLGGTPFFVVEADEYDSAFFDKRSKFVHYHPRTAILNNLEFDHADIFPDLASIERQFHHLVRTIPSEGLVIHPTTEQALERVIGMGCWTPVQTTGEGGQWQARLLSADGSHFEVLFDGAVQGVVEWALTGQHNVANALATLAAARHVGVAPAMAIEGLSAFKSVKRRMEKVAEVQGVTIYDDFAHHPTAIATTLDGLRKRVGEAPVIAVIEPRSNSMKLGAHRDGLPDSVDDADQVIWYAPANLGWDLAATAAQCKVPAVVADSLEAIIERVKGQARPGTHVVIMSNGGFGGLHGKLAEALK